The following are encoded in a window of Sminthopsis crassicaudata isolate SCR6 chromosome 3, ASM4859323v1, whole genome shotgun sequence genomic DNA:
- the C3H11orf42 gene encoding uncharacterized protein C11orf42 homolog, with translation MAAGTSQPLSLFEADSTWALIKDKVIEERFGPSVVAVPFLADAACYDLLGVLVKQKSKPPPWLIRARLGLPLPLGLGLPRRSRRALLPVGPLPRLLERSGPEGAFAHCTREYSPKGRAEVGYEETRLVDGQPCRISLQLGGLRKRVAFLLLPPGQVSLQPALPWLRGTHSIYVIYQVFSCSWLQLVLAPTACEPRQLRLQYPLPVAFSCLKFALQPKGMLGPQRPLTGDKLPREASWVRPGPESTVNSVLTPSLSSTLSNTLLDTDAPPSQQPPTPPSQGPPEGRTTRFSYKGRNPFRRGPNTLSGTGKKKENWLFSPRNPSSGNQGGGPGDPDRHSMSLPLLQGLSAEFDSDD, from the exons ATGGCAGCCGGCACTTCCCAGCCCTTGTCCCTCTTTGAGGCTGATTCCACCTGGGCCCTCATCAAAGACAAG GTTATCGAGGAGCGCTTTGGACCCAGTGTGGTGGCTGTTCCCTTCCTGGCAGACGCGGCGTGCTATGACCTTCTGGGAGTGCTGGTGAAGCAAAAGTCAAAGCCACCCCCGTGGCTCATCCGGGCCCGCCTCGGCCTACCCTTGCCGCTCGGGCTAGGGCTGCCCCGCCGGAGCCGGAGGGCTCTATTACCTGTGGGACCGCTGCCAAGGTTGCTGGAGCGTTCGGGGCCCGAAGGCGCCTTCGCCCACTGTACGAGGGAGTACTCCCCCAAGGGCAGGGCCGAGGTGGGCTATGAGGAAACGAGACTGGTAGATGGGCAGCCCTGCCGCATCAGCCTGCAGCTGGGGGGCTTGCGCAAACGTGTGGCCTTTCTGCTACTCCCACCAGGTCAAGTGAGCCTCCAGCCAGCTCTGCCCTGGCTCCGTGGCACCCACAGCATTTATGTCATCTACCAGGTCTTCTCCTGCTCCTGGCTGCAACTGGTCCTTGCACCCACAGCCTGTGAGCCCCGCCAGCTGCGCCTTCAGTACCCCTTGCCAGTGGCCTTTTCTTGCCTCAAGTTTGCACTTCAGCCCAAGGGCATGCTAGGTCCACAGAGGCCACTGACTGGGGACAAACTGCCTCGGGAAGCCAGCTGGGTCCGACCGGGTCCTGAGTCCACAGTGAACTCAGTACTGACCCCATCCCTGTCCTCAACCCTATCCAATACCCTTCTTGATACTGATGCCCCACCCTCCCAACAGCCACCCACACCACCCAGCCAGGGTCCCCCAGAAGGACGGACGACCAGGTTCTCCTATAAGGGTCGCAATCCCTTCCGAAGGGGGCCAAACACGCTGTCGGGTACcgggaaaaaaaaag aGAACTGGCTCTTCAGCCCTCGAAACCCCTCATCAGGGAACCAGGGCGGGGGCCCAGGGGACCCGGACCGGCACTCCATGTCCCTGCCTCTGCTGCAGGGCCTATCAGCGGAATTCGACAGTGATGActaa
- the FHIP1B gene encoding FHF complex subunit HOOK-interacting protein 1B isoform X2, translating to MYQMLTLLVEDRATSSAPTSPGPLLEFALHEDLLARVLAWQLQWDGPGDGVGAEERRAEQLKLFEMLVSEARQPLLHHQPVREALLTLLEACGPPTSPALDAGLVLLLSQLCVCVAREPALLELFLQPPPEPGAAPRLLLFSRLVPFVHREGTLGQQARDALLLLMALSAGSPTVGQYIADHSYFCPVLATGLSALYSSLPRKIEVRGDDWHCLRREDWLSVPALALFMSSLEFCNAVIQVAHPMVQKQLVDYIHNGFLVPVMGPALHKSSVEEMIASTAYLELFLRSVSEPALLRTFLRFLLLHRHDAHTILDTLVSRISSNSRLCMVSLSLFRTLLNLNCEDVVLQLVLRYLVPCNHVMLSQKRAVRDVDLYGRAADKFLSLIPRCCRHHRAPSPPHLEQASWARGPGSPNLDSSSVVTVTRPSTPSRLALFLRQQSLGGTEPPSPAPRSPSLAPSPASSPAHRPGSVEEPGELEDNYLEYLREARRCVDHCVHACRSWSAPYDGEQPPADPSPVDPGPGPIGPRTKKRSLQPEEEDGEDEGEEEELGSGAHVGARMLSLGEGESSGLLTSFQINGALGPWPEGAKKVRRGPGEEVGEQKEGTGGLVGLEGFGKELRELEVALSNGGAGPDARHESPLPPEEEEAVYESFSFPPEPLGPLLSSPLRIPSQVPSQPFTGPFMAVLFAKLENMLQNSLYVNFLLTGLVAQLACYPQPLLRSFLLNTNMVFQPSVKSLLQVLGSVKNKIESFAASQDDFPALLSKAKKYLIARGKLDWAEGPGTASVPRRPDTLVKARKPSLGELLLRHAHSPTRSRQAVQVVPQLGRESPGPALGFGGSLGSHSVLGTSPLPLRSGPAERQGEALRIKNAVYCAVVFPEFLKELAAISQAHAVTSPFLLEAFEEGPRTLARPSPEP from the exons AGGACCGTGCAACCTCTTCAGCTCCCACCTCCCCAGGCCCCCTTCTGGAGTTTGCCCTTCATGAGGACCTTCTAGCAAGGGTGCTGGCCTGGCAGTTGCAGTGGGATGGGCCTGGGGATGGGGTAGGGGCCGAGGAAAGGAGGGCTGAACAGCTGAAGCTGTTCGAAATGCTGGTGAGTGAGGCTCGGCAGCCACTACTGCATCACCAGCCAGTTCGAGAAGCTTTGCTGACCTTGCTGGAAGCTTGTGGTCCTCCCACTAGTCCTGCACTGGATGCTGGCCTTGTGCTCCTGCTCAgccagctgtgtgtgtgtgtggctcgGGAGCCTGCACTACTTGAGCTCTTCTTACAGCCTCCTCCTGAGCCAGGAGCTGCACCTCGCCTGCTGCTCTTCTCCCGTCTTGTCCCTTTTGTGCACCGTGAAGGGACATTGGGTCAGCAAGCCCGAGATGCTCTGCTGCTACTCATGGCACTGTCGGCTGGCAGCCCCACTGTGGGCCAGTACATCGCTGACCACTCCTACTTCTGTCCG GTGCTGGCTACAGGACTGAGTGCTCTGTACTCATCTTTACCCCGAAAGATAGAGGTTCGGGGGGATGATTGGCACTGCCTGAGGCGGGAAGACTGGCTGAGTGTACCAGCCCTTGCACTCTTTATGAGCTCTCTGGAGTTCTGCAATGCTGTGATCCAG GTGGCTCATCCAATGGTTCAGAAGCAACTGGTTGATTACATTCACAATGGGTTCCTGGTACCTGTCATGGGCCCTGCCTTGCACAAG AGTTCTGTGGAGGAGATGATTGCCAGCACAGCGTACCTGGAGCTATTCCTTCGCAGCGTATCCGAACCTGCCCTACTCCGAACCTTCCTGCGCTTCCTGCTGCTCCACCGGCATGATGCTCACACCATCCTTGACACCCTCGTCTCACGAATCAGCAGTAACTCACGG CTCTGCATGGTCTCCTTGAGCCTCTTCAGAACTCTTCTGAACCTCAACTGTGAGGATGTGGTGCTGCAGCTGGTGCTTAG GTATCTGGTCCCGTGTAACCATGTCATGTTGAGCCAGAAGAGAGCTGTACGTGATGTAGACCTGTATGGGCGGGCTGCTGACAAGTTCTTGTCCTTGATCCCTCGCTGCTGCCGGCATCATCGTGCTCCAAGTCCACCCCATTTGGAGCAAGCTTCTTGGGCTCGAG GGCCTGGCAGCCCCAATTTAGATTCCTCTTCAGTGGTGACAGTAACCCGGCCCTCTACGCCATCTCGGCTTGCTCTTTTCCTTCGGCAACAGAGCCTGGGTGGCACTGAGCCTCCCAGCCCTGCTCCTCGATCTCCCAGTCTGGCCCCATCTCCAGCCTCCAGCCCTGCCCACCGACCTGGCTCTGTGGAGGAGCCAGGTGAGCTGGAAGACAACTACCTAGAGTATCTTCGGGAAGCTCGGCGCTGTGTGGACCATTGTGTTCATGCCTGTCGTTCCTGGTCTGCCCCCTATGATGGGGAGCAGCCCCCTGCTGACCCTAGCCCTGTGGACCCTGGCCCTGGCCCCATTGGCCCTCGGACTAAGAAGCGGAGCTTGCAGCCAGAGGAAGAGGATGGGGAGgatgagggggaggaggaagagctaGGAAGTGGGGCCCATGTTGGGGCACGGATGTTGTctctgggggaaggagagagctCTGGCTTGCTGACCTCCTTCCAGATCAATGGAGCACTAGGACCTTGGCCTGAGGGGGCCAAGAAAGTGCGTCGGGGGCCAGGTGAGGAAGTTGGGGAACAGAAGGAGGGGACTGGAGGGTTGGTTGGGCTGGAGGGCTTTGGGAAGGAGCTAAGAGAATTGGAGGTGGCACTGAGTAATGGGGGTGCTGGACCAGATGCTCGACATGAATCCCCATTACCTCCTGAAGAAGAGGAGGCCGTCTATGAGAGCTTCAGCTTTCCACCTGAACCCCTCGGCCCCCTCCTCAGCAGCCCCCTTCGGATTCCCAGTCAGGTGCCCAGTCAACCCTTCACAG GCCCCTTCATGGCTGTGCTTTTTGCCAAACTGGAGAACATGCTGCAAAACTCACTTTATGTCAACTTCTTGCTGACGGGACTCGTGGCTCAGTTGGCCTGTTATCCCCAGCCCTTGCTTCGTTCATTCCTGCTCAACACCAACATGGTCTTCCAGCCCAGTGTCAAGTCTCTACTTCAG GTGCTGGGCTCAGTGAAGAACAAGATTGAGAGCTTTGCAGCTTCCCAGGATGACTTTCCAGCATTACTCTCCAAAGCCAAGAAGTACCTCATTGCCCGGGGCAAGCTGGACTGGGCTGAGGGTCCTGGGACTGCATCTGTCCCTCGGCGCCCAGATACCCTTG TGAAGGCCCGGAAACCATCCTTGGGAGAGCTGCTCCTTCGTCATGCACACAGTCCAACACGATCCCGACAGGCAGTCCAAGTAGTTCCTCAGCTGGGTCGTGAAAGTCCTGGTCCAGCTCTGGGCTTTGGTGGGAGTTTGGGTTCCCATTCAGTTCTGGGGACGTCACCCTTGCCCCTCCGGAGTGGCCCTGCTGAGCGTCAGGGTGAGGCTTTGCGCATCAAGAATGCTGTCTATTGCGCAGTGGTCTTCCCCGAGTTCCTCAAGGAGCTGGCAGCCATTTCCCAGGCCCATGCAGTGACCTCACCCTTTCTGTTAGAGGCCTTTGAAGAAGGGCCCAGGACCCTTGCCAGGCCCAGCCCTGAACCCTAG